The Impatiens glandulifera chromosome 3, dImpGla2.1, whole genome shotgun sequence genome contains a region encoding:
- the LOC124931044 gene encoding receptor-like protein kinase HERK 1, whose protein sequence is MMKMISAYKFLLWLISSTTCLIIVLSQYDPVDNYLIDCGSSQNVSFVNRVFVGDNFYPHVLLSTPFHITLKTKNSNDSILFQTVRIFNQTTSYSFPIKEQGRHWIRLHFFPFVNENYNLSSAKFSVSSQNFTLLKEFQPQSDPVVKEYNLNVTSDVLILTFTPFSNSSFAFINALEVFSIPNDLLPNGARAINLPTGLYRPFSANAMETTVRLSMGNEMVSIENDTLWRVWIPDGPYLMNKHFVEFKSDIKAVNYSRGWPSIYIAPPSVYGTVTMLRSEMDPNILANITWVLDVDPGFDYLIRLHFCDFITSQPERIFLKVYVNSLIVEENLDLSGETKSVFGAPYYLDFVVKSNDSTIRISIAPSTIFTSYANAILNGLEIMKISNPDGSLSSFDSQRPFSNPGFDSKSNLSSILGAVGGVCLALVVIIASMFFLVRKLRRRRVHVHVHSTSDAAVISDSKTWYQFAFATIEEATGNFSEGNVIGFGGFGRVYKGILKDGTLVAVKRGMSGSEQGMLEFRTEIEMLSLFRHRHLVSLIGYCDDHNEMIIIYEYMLNGTLRNHLYEGDYPSLNWRKRLEICIGSAKGLHYLHTGTTNAVIHRDVKSSNILLDENFMAKVSDFGISRNGPELDESHVSTAVKGSFGYLDPEYLTTRQLTEKSDVYSFGVVMLEVLCGRPVVDPSREKEMVNLVEWVMKMEKRGELEKVIDDRLLIKGDDVIKVESLRKFGEIAVKCLSEFGNDRPTMGNVLWNLESALRMQVGIDDEHANGKTTIEEEEEDEGIVFSTTSMGDLDGVGMSRVFSQMVKAEVRRIDDL, encoded by the coding sequence atgatgaagatgatttCTGCTTATAAATTCCTGCTCTGGTTAATCTCGTCCACCACCTGTTTGATAATAGTCCTCTCACAATATGATCCAGTTGATAACTATCTTATAGACTGTGGATCTTCCCAAAATGTCTCCTTTGTAAATCGGGTTTTCGTGGGTGATAATTTCTACCCTCATGTTCTTCTTTCAACACCATTTCATATAACCCTTAAAACCAAGAACAGTAATGATTCAATTCTCTTCCAAACTGTAAGGATTTTCAATCAAACAACAAGTTATTCCTTTCCGATTAAAGAACAGGGTCGACATTGGATTCGTCTGCATTTCTTCCCTTTTGTAAATGAAAACTATAACTTGAGCTCAGCCAAGTTCTCTGTTTCTTCCCAAAACTTCACCCTTCTTAAAGAATTCCAACCGCAGAGTGATCCTGTTGTTAAGGAATACAATTTGAATGTTACTTCAGATGTTCTTATCCTTACTTTCACCCCCTTTTCAAATTCCTCATTTGCATTCATCAATGCTTTGGAAGTTTTCTCCATTCCTAATGACCTTCTTCCAAATGGTGCTCGCGCAATTAATCTCCCAACCGGGTTATACCGACCCTTCTCTGCAAACGCAATGGAAACAACAGTCAGGCTGAGTATGGGGAATGAGATGGTTTCGATCGAAAACGATACTTTATGGAGAGTTTGGATTCCTGATGGACCTTATTTGATGAACAAACATTTTGTTGAATTCAAATCGGATATTAAAGCAGTGAATTACTCTAGAGGTTGGCCTTCAATTTATATTGCACCGCCTTCTGTTTATGGAACAGTAACCATGCTTAGAAGTGAAATGGATCCTAATATTCTAGCAAACATAACATGGGTTCTTGATGTTGATCCCGGCTTTGATTACCTTATCCGATTACATTTCTGCGATTTTATTACATCCCAGCCGGAAAGAATCTTCTTGAAGGTTTACGTCAATTCTTTGATTGTCGAAGAAAATCTAGATTTGAGCGGCGAAACAAAATCAGTATTCGGTGCCCCGTATTATCTAGACTTTGTTGTGAAATCAAACGACAGCACTATAAGAATCAGCATCGCCCCTTCTACGATTTTCACTTCGTACGCAAATGCCATCCTAAATGGACTCGAGATAATGAAAATCAGCAATCCAGACGGAAGCCTTTCCTCATTCGACTCTCAACGACCATTTTCGAATCCGGGTTTCGATTCAAAATCGAATCTTTCGTCGATCTTGGGAGCTGTCGGAGGTGTTTGTCTTGCTCTTGTGGTTATTATAGCTTCGATGTTCTTCCTCGTTCGTAAATTAAGAAGAAGGAGAGTTCACGTTCATGTTCATTCCACGTCTGATGCTGCTGTTATCTCCGATTCGAAAACTTGGTATCAATTCGCATTTGCGACGATTGAGGAGGCGACGGGGAATTTCAGCGAAGGAAACGTTATCGGTTTTGGCGGATTCGGGCGAGTTTACAAAGGAATTCTCAAAGACGGGACATTGGTAGCGGTTAAGAGGGGAATGTCGGGGTCTGAACAAGGAATGTTGGAATTCAGAACCGAAATCGAGATGCTGTCTCTGTTTCGTCATCGTCATTTGGTATCGCTTATTGGATACTGCGACGATCATAACGAGATGATTATAATTTACGAGTATATGCTTAACGGAACGCTGAGGAATCATCTTTACGAAGGCGATTATCCGAGTTTGAATTGGCGTAAGAGGCTGGAGATTTGCATTGGATCGGCTAAAGGTCTTCATTACCTCCACACGGGTACGACGAACGCGGTGATTCATCGCGACGTTAAGTCGTCGAATATCTTATTAGACGAGAATTTCATGGCAAAGGTGTCGGATTTTGGGATATCTAGAAACGGACCTGAATTGGATGAGAGTCATGTGAGTACCGCGGTTAAGGGTAGTTTTGGTTATCTTGACCCTGAATATTTAACGACACGACAGCTGACGGAGAAGTCGGATGTTTATTCGTTTGGGGTGGTTATGCTCGAGGTTTTATGTGGTCGGCCTGTGGTCGATCCGTCAAGGGAGAAAGAGATGGTGAATTTGGTGGAATGGGTGATGAAGATGGAGAAGAGAGGTGAATTGGAGAAAGTGATTGATGATCGGCTTCTTATTAAGGGAGATGATGTTATAAAGGTGGAGTCTTTGAGGAAATTTGGAGAAATTGCGGTTAAATGTTTGTCGGAATTTGGAAATGATCGGCCGACGATGGGGAATGTGTTGTGGAACTTGGAATCGGCTCTTCGAATGCAAGTTGGAATCGACGACGAACACGCGAATGGAAAGACAacgattgaagaagaagaagaagatgagggCATTGTATTCAGCACAACAAGCATGGGAGATCTTGATGGAGTTGGAATGAGTAGAGTTTTCTCTCAAATGGTTAAGGCTGAAGTTAGGAGGATTGATGATTTGTAA